In the Candidatus Binatia bacterium genome, CTCGTTGATCCAAAGAAAAGCGGCCACCAAGAGTCCGTACGTAACCGAGAGCCATGCCACCTCCCCGGACCACAGGCGGGTAAGAACCCGGTAGCTCCCGTTCATCAGCAGGGGCCCGTAAGCGAGAAACACGGCCAGCTCCCCGAAGCCGCGGTAGGCAAGGCGAAGCGGGGGCGCGTGATAAAAAAAGGCGAGGAGAGCTCCGACAACACCTAAGGGCAAAGCCACCGGCTCGCGCTGGACAACGATGACTACGCCAATGAGGCCGCAAATGGCGTAGCCCACGGCAGCGACGAGGGCAGTTTCTCGCTCCGTGAGGATGCCCTCGACCAGCACCCGTTTTCCGCCTGAAAACGGGCTGCGATCTTCTGGCGCGATTTTGAGGTCGGCGCCGGAGCGGAAGTCGACAATTTCGCCGGAGGCATTTTTCGCCCACTCGAGAGCAAAGATGGCGAGAACGATCGCGCCGAGCCAAGGCCACAACGGTACTCTCGCTGCCCAAGCGGCCGCTCCTGCCACGGCAATCGAGGCCATCGACGCCAACGTGATTCGCGGGTCGGCCAGGCGCCAAAAGCCGCGTCCCCAACGACAAACTGACTGGGCAAAGTTCTCCACGTTCCCAGCTATGCCGCGAAACGCCCTGGCTGCCTAGGCGGGCACTGTCATAGGAGTCGGGCGGGGCACGGGGTGCGGAGGCTACGGTTGGCGTGCGTAGGGCGCGCAACGGTTGCTCAGCCATTTGCTGCTGAATTGCGGCCCATGGGCTGGTCTGGGGCGGATGCCCTGCGGGAGCACGTGGGCCGGCTTTACGTGCTTGACAAAGGTTTGGCGTGAAAAGTAACTGCCTCATTCAGTGCACTCGTCTCGCCGCCGACCCCGATGGGAATAGGCAGGACGGCACAACATCGCGGCCTATGGCTTCGCGGGTGCGCGGAAAGGAAGCGGAAGGACAAATTGAGGCTAGCTGCGCGAGAGAAGCAGCGAGCCGAGGAGGCACGCGGTGAAGACGACGGTGGCGAACTGCACCCGCTGTGCGCTTGCGTTGATCTTAGGATCGGTTCCCTACACTGGTGCGCTGCTTCTTCTCGGTACCGGCGGCGCGGCAGTGGCGGCGGTCAAGGCCAGCGCCGGTGGCGCTTGGGACAATTTGCCGGCCGCGGCCCGAATGGTGGTGTCGGCCAGCATCGGCCAGCAACATGTGGCTTATCATGTACTGCGGAAAAACGGGCGGTTTCATTTCGTGAACGAGGCCCACGGTTTCGAAGCGACACTCGGAGTCGACGGTGGCGTACAACTGCGCATCGGACAGGGAGAGGTTGCCATCGTACTCAAGGGAGTGGGGTACGGTGAGGAAGTGGGGGGCTCCCTCCTGTCGAGGTAGAGGCGACGCAGAACCGAGTAACGTTTCGCCGGGGCACCCTCAGCGAATGGTACGTGAATGGCCCCCTCGGCTTGCAACAAGGCTTCACCATCGAGCAGCCTCCTGGTCGACCAGCCTCGATTGCATCGCACGGTTGCGTACTTGCTAGACACGCCTTTGGCTTGGCGAGCGGCGAGCTGTCCGCGTGTGGAGCTTGCGGTGCAGGCGGAGGATTTTTCGCGTTGCCGTTGACCTTCCGAGTCGAATTGCGCGGATCGGTCCATCCGAAGACCGAGGCTGGCGGGCGCGATGCCGCCCTCGTCCTCGACGAAGGAACCGAGGGCTTGCCGGCGGCGGGACGGCGCCGCGGCGTCGCAGTGTCCGCAAGCGCTTTGGGATACCGGGGGCTCTTTGTGTACGACGCAACTGGGAAAGAGCTCGAGGCGTGGATGGAGGTGCGCGGCAACGTCTTACTCCTGCACATCCAAGACACCGACGCAGCATATCCGATTGTGGTGGATCCTTTTATCCAGCAGGGCAAGCTCACAGCGTCGAACGGCCAGGAGGGTGATGAGTTCGGATTTGCTGTTGCCGTGAGCGGGAACACGGTGGTCATCGGCGCACCGTTTAAGGATTCATCCACGGGTGCTGTGTATATTTTCGAGGAGCCGGCCTCCGGCTGGGCCACCACGTAGTCGTCCACCGCCGTGCTCGAAGCCTCCGATGGCGCGGTGGATAATGTCTTTGGCGCCTCGGTAGCGATTAGCGGGGACACCATCGTAGTTGGTGCACCGTGGAATAGTAGCGGCGGCAGCGGCGGGCCGGAATTTATCGGAGCGGCTTACGTGTTCACCAAGCCTGGTTCAGGGTGGGCCAGCACATCGACCTTCAACGCCAAGCTCATTGCCTCCGACCCGCAGGAAGGTGACTTTTTGGGATTCTCTGTAGCCATTAGCGGGAACACTATCGTTGCCGGGGCGCCGTACAAGGATTCGGGCCGCGGCGCCGTCTACGTGTTCGAAAAGCCGGTCGGCGGTTGGGGTAGCGGCTCGGTGATGTTCCAGACCGCAAAGTTGACAGCATCCGATGGCGCGCAGTCCGATCACCTTGGCTCGGCAGTGGCCGTGGAGGGGGACACGGTCGTGGCTGGGGCCCCGGACGACGACAGCACTGTTGGGGATTCGGGCTCCGCGTACGTATTCACCAAGCCGGCCAGTGGCTGGTCAGGTTCGCTCACACAGACAGTAAAACTCACGGCTTCGGATGTAACTGCCTTCGATACCTTTGGCTCGGCCGTAGCCGCGAGCGGTGGGATGGCGGTTGTCGGCGCGCCGGGGCAAGAGCGTGGATCAGACCTGGTCGTCGGCGCCGTTTACGTGTTCTTAAAGCCGGGGGGCGGCTGGGCGAGCACGTCGACGTTCGATGCCAAGCTTACTGTCGGGGAAGGAGCCGAGGGCGACCAGTTCGGATCTTCGGTTGCGGTGGAGGGAGACACCGTCGTGGTGAGAGCACGGACACGCGACGTTGGTTCCGCGTCGGATGCTGGCGCAGCTTACGTCTTTTTCAAGCCGAGCTCCGGGTGGGCCACCACGTCCACGTTCGATGCCAAACTCACGGCTGCAGACGCAGCAGCTTCGGACAGACTTGGTCGGTCCGCATCCGTTTTTGGCTCCCTGGTGGTTGTGGGGGCACCCGGCGTCGATGTCGGCTCCCATTCGAGTCAAGGTGCGGCTTACATCTTTACCGTAGGCGGTGAGTGCGGCAACGGCATTGTGGAGCACCCGGCGGAAGAATGCGACGACGGGAATACCCGAGACGACGGTAATTGCTGCTCGGCGACCTGCACCTTTACAGCCGGTGCTGCGTGCGACGATGGGCTCTTCTGCACAGCGAACGATGTCTGTGACGCTGAAACACGTTCCTGCCTTGGCCAAGGCGATCCATGTGCGGGGGAAGAGTGTCAAGTGTGCGACGAGGGTGCGGATCAGTGTGTTCCGGTGACGGTGGGAACCAATTGCACCGACGACGGCAACCAATTGCACCGACGACGGCAACACCTGCACCGACGACGTGTGCGACCCCACTGGAAGCTGCAGCCACCCGCCGAACAATGCACCTTGTGACGATGGGATCTTCTGCAATGGCGCGGATGTCTGCCAAGGAGGCAGTTGTGTGCATCCGGGCGATCCCTGCGCCACCGGCAGTGCGTGCAACAACGTTTGCAACGAGGATGCAGGCAACTGTTTCGTTGCCGGCGGGACGCCGTGCGCCGATGATGGCAACCCCTGCACAGTTGGCTCCTGCGATGGTGCGGGAACGTGCGTGCATACCTTCGTAGATACCAACAACGACGGGGTGTGCGATGCCATCGAGAATGCCGGGCCCAACGGAGGTGACGCCAACGGCGATGGCACTGCCGACTCGCAGCAGTCAGAGGTGACATCATTGCCGGACGCGGTGACCGGCGCCTACCTGACTCTGCTCACGAAACCGAGTTGCCCACAGAGCAACGTTGCCGCAATCGGTCCTGGCGGACTCGCCACGGCGGACAATCGCCTGCCCTTTGGGGCCCTGGCGTTCACCTTGCAGTGCGAGTCGACGATGGTGACGGTTTACTACCACGGCGTAAGCAACTTGGAGAGTCCGCCTTTCCGTTATCTGAAGCGCGGGCCGAACCCACCCGGATCGCCAACCGACGTGATTTACTTCCTCGGGAACGCCACCTTTGGCTCGGCCTATCCGTACGGGGTGCCCGTGGGTGCAGTGGAGTTCGCCTTGCAAAACAACGCCATCGGTGACGACACCGGTGACGATGGCCTCATTGTCGATCAAGGTGGGCCCGCGTTGCCGGCTCCAGCGGCGACCCCGGCGGCCACTCCGGCGGCTCTCGGCCTTTCTGTGTTGGCTCTGCTGGTTGTTGCATGGCGCGCATTGTCGCGGCGTTCTGGCTGACGGACCTCCCGTGCGCCGAGTGGCGGGGAAAGGTTCGGATCGCCGAGGGTGTTGAAGGGCCGCAACGAGGAGCATCGAAGTCCCGGCAAGGTTGCTTGTCTCGCCAGGCGGGTCGGGCAGCAGCGCGCCTCCTCCGCGAGGGAGAAATACCGCTTTCCGTTGG is a window encoding:
- a CDS encoding FG-GAP repeat protein, whose protein sequence is MPLTFRVELRGSVHPKTEAGGRDAALVLDEGTEGLPAAGRRRGVAVSASALGYRGLFVYDATGKELEAWMEVRGNVLLLHIQDTDAAYPIVVDPFIQQGKLTASNGQEGDEFGFAVAVSGNTVVIGAPFKDSSTGAVYIFEEPASGWATT
- a CDS encoding prenyltransferase; its protein translation is MENFAQSVCRWGRGFWRLADPRITLASMASIAVAGAAAWAARVPLWPWLGAIVLAIFALEWAKNASGEIVDFRSGADLKIAPEDRSPFSGGKRVLVEGILTERETALVAAVGYAICGLIGVVIVVQREPVALPLGVVGALLAFFYHAPPLRLAYRGFGELAVFLAYGPLLMNGSYRVLTRLWSGEVAWLSVTYGLLVAAFLWINEFPDAKADEAAGKRTWVVRLGKARAARAFVVLLLAAWLWFAAGLLGGVLRWPVALGFAGTLPALLAARRLCTSWQETQNIVLAQANTLFTFVAFAAGVALGFAASAR